TATGTACGGCGGCCTGAAGAAGTATACTCCAACCAGCGCGTACTCGCTTGGAGGTGCTCTAGGCTTCTCCACCAGCCCGATAAGTCTTCCATTCTCGTCGAATCTAGCTACACCGAACCTCTGGGGGTCTGGGACTCTAGCTAGAAGTATCATTGCGTCAGCATTACTCTCCTCGAATCTCTCCACAAACCCTCTTATCCCGCTAGCTATAATGTTATCACCGAGGTAGACTACGAAGGGCTCGTCACCCACGAAGTCTCTCGCCAGGTAGACCGCATGAGCTATACCGTAAGGGTAACCCTGATATATGTAGGTTAAGTTGACGCCGATCCTCGAGCCATCACCATAATACGCTACAACACGCTCAGGGAAAACGCTACCTAAGATTACAGCAATATCTCTTACACCCGAGTCGCGGAGATCCTCGAGAACCCACTGGCTAACAGGCTTACCGGCAACAGGGATGAGTTGCTTAGGCCCAGTGTGAGTTAACGGGCGGAGCCTGGTGCCAAGCCCACCGTGAAGCACAACACCTTTCACATTAATCTCCCCTAGCAATTAATCTCCCTGCCCCTAGTTAAAATAGCTTCCTACTTGTTAGAGTGCGATAGGATGCTAGCATTGAATCCTTTCTCAAAGCTGTCAGCTAGAGGCCTGTATGAGCTTTAATCAATAAAACTATATATTGGAGCCTTAGCCAGGAAACCTTAGGGGATTCATTCCTCTCGAGCTATACTCCCTCCTACTGTTTAAGGTATCTTTCAAGGAAGAGTAGTGCTGGTAGTAGTATTTTCACAGCGTCATCCATTCTAGCTATCATGTGGCCCATATCGGGTGCTACGTGCACCTCGAATACTCCAGCTTTCTCTAGGAGCTTCTCGATATACTTTAGCACAGGCTTTAATGGTGTTCTCGTATCGTTCTGCGGGTGTATTATGCATAATGGCTTCTTAACACTGTCTACGTAGGTTATTGGCGAGCGCTCCCTCCATAGTTCTCTCCTGCCAGCAAAT
This genomic stretch from Desulfurococcus sp. harbors:
- a CDS encoding glucose-1-phosphate thymidylyltransferase, whose product is MLGEINVKGVVLHGGLGTRLRPLTHTGPKQLIPVAGKPVSQWVLEDLRDSGVRDIAVILGSVFPERVVAYYGDGSRIGVNLTYIYQGYPYGIAHAVYLARDFVGDEPFVVYLGDNIIASGIRGFVERFEESNADAMILLARVPDPQRFGVARFDENGRLIGLVEKPRAPPSEYALVGVYFFRPPYIFKAIEELKPSWRGELEITDAIQKLLDWGLRVDYAIVKGWWKDTGTPQDILDANRLLLDERVKETVIKGIVEPGAVIEGRVVVEEGVQVASSAVVRGPAYIGRGSILGENSYVGPYTSIGQNVVLRSVEVENSIVMDGARLENAGRIVESIIGAEAVVSSGNSIPRGHRFIIGEKSRVDL